One region of Armigeres subalbatus isolate Guangzhou_Male chromosome 3, GZ_Asu_2, whole genome shotgun sequence genomic DNA includes:
- the LOC134220238 gene encoding histone H2A-beta, sperm-like, with amino-acid sequence MSQKHNTSSKKKITKSTRAGLTFPVGRITTALKHGKYADRVGAGAGIYLAATLEYLMAEVLELAGKAAKDNKRCRILPRHIQLAVRNDEELSQLLKDVSISQGGVVPHINPLLLPKGTQIKKSGAHHNDSDNGPSQEY; translated from the exons atgtcCCAAAAACACAATACTTCCAGTAAGAAAAAGATAACTAAATCGACCCGTGCTGGTTTAACGTTTCCGGTGGGTCGAATTACGACTGCTCTGAAGCATGGCAAATACGCTGATCGTGTTGGGGCGGGTGCCGGTATTTATTTGGCGGCCACACTGGAATATCTGATGGCCGAGGTGCTCGAGCTGGCTGGAAAGGCTGCAAAGGATAACAAACGATGCCG CATTCTTCCGCGTCACATTCAGTTGGCCGTACGGAACGATGAAGAGCTCAGCCAGCTGCTTAAGGATGTGAGCATTTCCCAGGGTGGGGTCGTGCCCCACATTAACCCGTTGCTGTTACCCAAGGGCACCCAAATAAAGAAGTCGGGTGCGCACCACAATGACAGTGATAATGGCCCGAGCCAGGAGTATTAA